A section of the Pristiophorus japonicus isolate sPriJap1 chromosome 4, sPriJap1.hap1, whole genome shotgun sequence genome encodes:
- the LOC139261934 gene encoding histamine H2 receptor, whose product MKMLSITVLYAFLMILACVGSITANILLLLTLGFNQKLQKDTSVLMFNLCICDLILGLTVMPAGAHNILLDGACYSRQDSWCQVFAFLYVLLQLASLHSMTWVTIDKFAEICLPLHYVQLFTKRRAWITIFSIWIYCILNASLPFVGLGQYTYEEHRYICAPSFNSLLKAYCVVIIAIGVFVPIMIVCCLAIYIVHIARYQALRGTFECNDQHCYSVPAKCYLRSTIILVSATFFPLMCWIPFITVSVYETFGGKASPFAEMLSTWLALLTSALNPWTNSMTQKYVELP is encoded by the exons ATGAAGATGCTCTCCATCACAGTTCTGTATGCCTTTCTAATGATTCTTGCTTGTGTAGGATCAATTACGGCAAACATTCTATTGTTGTTGACACTTGGATTCAACCAAAAACTGCAGAAAGACACTTCAGTACTTATGTTTAACCTCTGTATCTGTGATTTGATCTTGGGACTGACAGTGATGCCTGCAGGAGCACACAATATTCTGTTGGATGGAGCTTGTTACAGCAGACAGGATTCATGGTGTCAGGTCTTTGCTTTTCTCTATGTACTGCTACAACTTGCTTCTCTTCATTCAATGACCTGGGTAACAATCGacaagtttgctgaaatctgtttgcCTCTCCATTATGTGCAACTGTTTACTAAACGGCGAGCTTGGATAACTATTTTCTCTATCTGGATCTACTGCATTCTCAATGCAAGTTTACCCTTTGTAGGATTAGGTCAATACACATATGAAGAACACAGATATATTTGTGCGCCGAGTTTCAATTCCTTGTTAAAAGCCTACTGTGTGGTTATAATAGCCATAGGGGTATTTGTTCCAATAATGATCGTCTGTTGCCTGGCCATTTACATTGTACATATTGCAAGATATCAAGCATTGCGAGGAACTTTTGAATGCAACGATCAACACTGTTATTCTGTGCCAGCGAAATGCTATCTAAGGAGCACAATCATACTGGTCTCAGCTACAT ttttcccTCTAATGTGCTGGATACCATTTATAACCGTCAGTGTCTATGAAACCTTTGGAGGCAAAGCTTCTCCATTTGCAGAAATGCTCTCTACCTGGCTTGCACTTCTCACATCCGCTCTAAATCCATGGACCAACTCTATGACGCAGAAGTACGTAGAACTACCTTAA